From a single Lolium rigidum isolate FL_2022 chromosome 7, APGP_CSIRO_Lrig_0.1, whole genome shotgun sequence genomic region:
- the LOC124673043 gene encoding F-box protein SKIP27-like, with protein MAVGQSMPKGTLATSLSFPSSGSTRILGRKRVAVSPAPSPSGPHSPVRALRKQRSIRFHMDDAVCLLESLPQDVLIKVLCKVNHSDLRQLLLVSKPVSEATVVAKELHFAFATPSKAAAAGDDEDDDEGPGAPKQRRVARSRYGGKNLASVTVNLSESFSSLLSDPDVEM; from the exons ATGGCAGTTGGACAGAGCATGCCGAAGGGGACTCTCGCCACCAGCCTGAGCTTCCCGAGCAGCGGCAGCACGAGGATTCTGGGGAGGAAGAGGGTCGCCGTTTCGCCGGCGCCGAGCCCCTCGGGTCCGCACTCGCCCGTGCGGGCTCTGCGCAAGCAGCGCAGCATCAGGTTCCACATGGACGACGCCGTCTGCCTTCTCGAGTCGCTGCCTCAAGATGTCTTG ATTAAAGTCCTGTGCAAGGTGAACCACAGCGACCTGAGGCAGCTCCTGCTAGTGTCCAAACCAGTCAGCGAAGCG ACTGTAGTTGCGAAAGAGCTGCATTTCGCCTTCGCGACGCCGTCGAAGGCCGCCGCTGCTGGAGACGATGAGGACGATGACGAAGGCCCCGGGGCGCCCAAGCAACGCAGGGTTGCACGGTCGCGCTACGGGGGCAAGAACTTGGCGAGCGTCACCGTCAATCTGTCTGAATCCTTCAGCAGCTTGCTCTCTGACCCGGATGTGGAGATGTAA